The following coding sequences lie in one Primulina huaijiensis isolate GDHJ02 chromosome 2, ASM1229523v2, whole genome shotgun sequence genomic window:
- the LOC140970883 gene encoding auxin-responsive protein IAA9-like isoform X4, with amino-acid sequence MGVEGQSQCNTSSMDSSASLEYVSQNGSRLKEHNYFGLCEFSLVDSSTVSSMSQEDDKNLNLKSTDLRLGLPGSHSPGRDSDITPISTINLDEKPLFPLVPSIDRIRSSSQKIVVSGSKRGISDTESKGGLFSEENWMFNARGSDSTQENLADNSEINVVLSKRPPVSQSSIKTEVPVKTSKSCHNNVNVSNTNIAPAAKTQIVGWPPIRSFRKNSLTSRSKNNDEVDGKPGPGGTFVKVSLAAAPYLRKVDLRTYSSYEELSFALEKMFSCFIIGQCGPPGAQSREILSEGKFRDHLYGSEYVLTYEDKDGDLMLVGDVPWDSRGRGKM; translated from the exons ATG GGTGTTGAAGGGCAAAGCCAGTGTAATACTTCCTCGATGGATTCCTCAGCTTCTTTAGAATATGTTTCTCAGAATGGCTCGCGGTTGAAAGAGCACAATTACTTTGGGCTTTGTGAATTTTCCTTGGTTGACAGCTCTACGGTCTCCTCTATGTCTCAGGAAGATGACAAAAACTTAAATCTGAAATCCACAGATTTGAGGCTTGGTCTTCCTGGATCACATTCCCCTGGACGTGATTCAGACATTACTCCGATAAGCACCATAAATCTTGATGAGAAGCCATTGTTTCCCTTGGTTCCTTCCATTGACAGAATCCGCTCATCGTCACAGAAGATTGTTGTTTCTGGAAGCAAAAGAGGAATCTCAGACACCGAATCAAAAGGTGGCTTGTTTAGTGAAGAAAATTGGATGTTTAATGCAAGAGGATCTGATTCTACACAGGAAAACTTGGCTGATAATTCTGAGATAAATGTTGTGCTCTCCAAAAGGCCTCCTGTGTCTCAGTCTTCCATTAAAACAGAAGTACCTGTAAAAACTTCAAAATCATGCCATAACAATGTTAATGTTTCTAACACCAACATTGCACCCGCTGCTAA GACACAGATTGTTGGTTGGCCTCCTATCAGATCTTTTAGGAAGAATTCTCTGACATCGAGATCAAAGAACAATGATGAAGTTGATGGCAAACCAGGTCCTGGTGGTACTTTTGTAAAGGTCAGCTTGGCCGCTGCTCCTTATTTGCGAAAGGTTGATCTTAGAACATATTCCTCCTATGAAGAACTTTCTTTTGCTCTTGAGAAAATGTTCAGCTGTTTTATTATTG GACAATGTGGACCTCCAGGAGCTCAAAGTAGAGAAATCTTGAGTGAGGGTAAGTTTAGGGATCATCTGTATGGATCTGAATATGTGTTGACGTATGAGGACAAAGATGGTGACTTGATGCTTGTTGGAGATGTCCCATGGGA CTCCCGGGGCCGTGGGAAAATGTAA
- the LOC140970883 gene encoding auxin-responsive protein IAA9-like isoform X3: MDSSASLEYVSQNGSRLKEHNYFGLCEFSLVDSSTVSSMSQEDDKNLNLKSTDLRLGLPGSHSPGRDSDITPISTINLDEKPLFPLVPSIDRIRSSSQKIVVSGSKRGISDTESKGGLFSEENWMFNARGSDSTQENLADNSEINVVLSKRPPVSQSSIKTEVPVKTSKSCHNNVNVSNTNIAPAAKTQIVGWPPIRSFRKNSLTSRSKNNDEVDGKPGPGGTFVKVSLAAAPYLRKVDLRTYSSYEELSFALEKMFSCFIIGQCGPPGAQSREILSEGKFRDHLYGSEYVLTYEDKDGDLMLVGDVPWEMFITSCKKLKIMKGSDAIGLAPGAVGKCKSPN; the protein is encoded by the exons ATGGATTCCTCAGCTTCTTTAGAATATGTTTCTCAGAATGGCTCGCGGTTGAAAGAGCACAATTACTTTGGGCTTTGTGAATTTTCCTTGGTTGACAGCTCTACGGTCTCCTCTATGTCTCAGGAAGATGACAAAAACTTAAATCTGAAATCCACAGATTTGAGGCTTGGTCTTCCTGGATCACATTCCCCTGGACGTGATTCAGACATTACTCCGATAAGCACCATAAATCTTGATGAGAAGCCATTGTTTCCCTTGGTTCCTTCCATTGACAGAATCCGCTCATCGTCACAGAAGATTGTTGTTTCTGGAAGCAAAAGAGGAATCTCAGACACCGAATCAAAAGGTGGCTTGTTTAGTGAAGAAAATTGGATGTTTAATGCAAGAGGATCTGATTCTACACAGGAAAACTTGGCTGATAATTCTGAGATAAATGTTGTGCTCTCCAAAAGGCCTCCTGTGTCTCAGTCTTCCATTAAAACAGAAGTACCTGTAAAAACTTCAAAATCATGCCATAACAATGTTAATGTTTCTAACACCAACATTGCACCCGCTGCTAA GACACAGATTGTTGGTTGGCCTCCTATCAGATCTTTTAGGAAGAATTCTCTGACATCGAGATCAAAGAACAATGATGAAGTTGATGGCAAACCAGGTCCTGGTGGTACTTTTGTAAAGGTCAGCTTGGCCGCTGCTCCTTATTTGCGAAAGGTTGATCTTAGAACATATTCCTCCTATGAAGAACTTTCTTTTGCTCTTGAGAAAATGTTCAGCTGTTTTATTATTG GACAATGTGGACCTCCAGGAGCTCAAAGTAGAGAAATCTTGAGTGAGGGTAAGTTTAGGGATCATCTGTATGGATCTGAATATGTGTTGACGTATGAGGACAAAGATGGTGACTTGATGCTTGTTGGAGATGTCCCATGGGA GATGTTCATCACTTCATGCAAGAAGCTCAAAATAATGAAAGGCTCTGATGCTATCGGATTAG CTCCCGGGGCCGTGGGAAAATGTAAATCCCCAAACTAG
- the LOC140970883 gene encoding auxin-responsive protein IAA9-like isoform X2, with amino-acid sequence MGVEGQSQCNTSSMDSSASLEYVSQNGSRLKEHNYFGLCEFSLVDSSTVSSMSQEDDKNLNLKSTDLRLGLPGSHSPGRDSDITPISTINLDEKPLFPLVPSIDRIRSSSQKIVVSGSKRGISDTESKGGLFSEENWMFNARGSDSTQENLADNSEINVVLSKRPPVSQSSIKTEVPVKTSKSCHNNVNVSNTNIAPAAKTQIVGWPPIRSFRKNSLTSRSKNNDEVDGKPGPGGTFVKVSLAAAPYLRKVDLRTYSSYEELSFALEKMFSCFIIGQCGPPGAQSREILSEGKFRDHLYGSEYVLTYEDKDGDLMLVGDVPWEMFITSCKKLKIMKGSDAIGLAPGAVGKCKSPN; translated from the exons ATG GGTGTTGAAGGGCAAAGCCAGTGTAATACTTCCTCGATGGATTCCTCAGCTTCTTTAGAATATGTTTCTCAGAATGGCTCGCGGTTGAAAGAGCACAATTACTTTGGGCTTTGTGAATTTTCCTTGGTTGACAGCTCTACGGTCTCCTCTATGTCTCAGGAAGATGACAAAAACTTAAATCTGAAATCCACAGATTTGAGGCTTGGTCTTCCTGGATCACATTCCCCTGGACGTGATTCAGACATTACTCCGATAAGCACCATAAATCTTGATGAGAAGCCATTGTTTCCCTTGGTTCCTTCCATTGACAGAATCCGCTCATCGTCACAGAAGATTGTTGTTTCTGGAAGCAAAAGAGGAATCTCAGACACCGAATCAAAAGGTGGCTTGTTTAGTGAAGAAAATTGGATGTTTAATGCAAGAGGATCTGATTCTACACAGGAAAACTTGGCTGATAATTCTGAGATAAATGTTGTGCTCTCCAAAAGGCCTCCTGTGTCTCAGTCTTCCATTAAAACAGAAGTACCTGTAAAAACTTCAAAATCATGCCATAACAATGTTAATGTTTCTAACACCAACATTGCACCCGCTGCTAA GACACAGATTGTTGGTTGGCCTCCTATCAGATCTTTTAGGAAGAATTCTCTGACATCGAGATCAAAGAACAATGATGAAGTTGATGGCAAACCAGGTCCTGGTGGTACTTTTGTAAAGGTCAGCTTGGCCGCTGCTCCTTATTTGCGAAAGGTTGATCTTAGAACATATTCCTCCTATGAAGAACTTTCTTTTGCTCTTGAGAAAATGTTCAGCTGTTTTATTATTG GACAATGTGGACCTCCAGGAGCTCAAAGTAGAGAAATCTTGAGTGAGGGTAAGTTTAGGGATCATCTGTATGGATCTGAATATGTGTTGACGTATGAGGACAAAGATGGTGACTTGATGCTTGTTGGAGATGTCCCATGGGA GATGTTCATCACTTCATGCAAGAAGCTCAAAATAATGAAAGGCTCTGATGCTATCGGATTAG CTCCCGGGGCCGTGGGAAAATGTAAATCCCCAAACTAG
- the LOC140970883 gene encoding auxin-responsive protein IAA9-like isoform X1, with protein MMSSVLQGVEGQSQCNTSSMDSSASLEYVSQNGSRLKEHNYFGLCEFSLVDSSTVSSMSQEDDKNLNLKSTDLRLGLPGSHSPGRDSDITPISTINLDEKPLFPLVPSIDRIRSSSQKIVVSGSKRGISDTESKGGLFSEENWMFNARGSDSTQENLADNSEINVVLSKRPPVSQSSIKTEVPVKTSKSCHNNVNVSNTNIAPAAKTQIVGWPPIRSFRKNSLTSRSKNNDEVDGKPGPGGTFVKVSLAAAPYLRKVDLRTYSSYEELSFALEKMFSCFIIGQCGPPGAQSREILSEGKFRDHLYGSEYVLTYEDKDGDLMLVGDVPWEMFITSCKKLKIMKGSDAIGLAPGAVGKCKSPN; from the exons ATGATGTCTTCGGTGTTGCAGGGTGTTGAAGGGCAAAGCCAGTGTAATACTTCCTCGATGGATTCCTCAGCTTCTTTAGAATATGTTTCTCAGAATGGCTCGCGGTTGAAAGAGCACAATTACTTTGGGCTTTGTGAATTTTCCTTGGTTGACAGCTCTACGGTCTCCTCTATGTCTCAGGAAGATGACAAAAACTTAAATCTGAAATCCACAGATTTGAGGCTTGGTCTTCCTGGATCACATTCCCCTGGACGTGATTCAGACATTACTCCGATAAGCACCATAAATCTTGATGAGAAGCCATTGTTTCCCTTGGTTCCTTCCATTGACAGAATCCGCTCATCGTCACAGAAGATTGTTGTTTCTGGAAGCAAAAGAGGAATCTCAGACACCGAATCAAAAGGTGGCTTGTTTAGTGAAGAAAATTGGATGTTTAATGCAAGAGGATCTGATTCTACACAGGAAAACTTGGCTGATAATTCTGAGATAAATGTTGTGCTCTCCAAAAGGCCTCCTGTGTCTCAGTCTTCCATTAAAACAGAAGTACCTGTAAAAACTTCAAAATCATGCCATAACAATGTTAATGTTTCTAACACCAACATTGCACCCGCTGCTAA GACACAGATTGTTGGTTGGCCTCCTATCAGATCTTTTAGGAAGAATTCTCTGACATCGAGATCAAAGAACAATGATGAAGTTGATGGCAAACCAGGTCCTGGTGGTACTTTTGTAAAGGTCAGCTTGGCCGCTGCTCCTTATTTGCGAAAGGTTGATCTTAGAACATATTCCTCCTATGAAGAACTTTCTTTTGCTCTTGAGAAAATGTTCAGCTGTTTTATTATTG GACAATGTGGACCTCCAGGAGCTCAAAGTAGAGAAATCTTGAGTGAGGGTAAGTTTAGGGATCATCTGTATGGATCTGAATATGTGTTGACGTATGAGGACAAAGATGGTGACTTGATGCTTGTTGGAGATGTCCCATGGGA GATGTTCATCACTTCATGCAAGAAGCTCAAAATAATGAAAGGCTCTGATGCTATCGGATTAG CTCCCGGGGCCGTGGGAAAATGTAAATCCCCAAACTAG
- the LOC140970880 gene encoding protein RMD5 homolog: MELNPIKDAFDRVTKKQKLSLSKSQEIIEQIGQEIEHALSRIQSAQDSTTPTDHKSVLDELKTRLKERGSLSHLEGTQKELNIALSKYPKLLEKSFNPDISKAYRHVDFDFHTVNQIIASHFYQEGQFVIGDLFVNESKEPDAAAKKSPFLEMYQLLEAMKYRNLEPALKWATNNHELLQQNGSDIEFKLYRLQFVEILQKRGRDEALKYARASLTPFASNHMAEIQKLMACLLWAERLDSSPYAELLSSIHWGKLAEEITEQFCHLMGLSNESPLGVTIAAGAQGLPTLLKLMNVMTGKKQEWQSMKQLPVPLDLDREFQYHSIFVCPVSRDQASEENPPMLLSCGHVLCKQSITKLSKNNSTRPFKCPYCPAEVEAGQCRQLHL, encoded by the coding sequence ATGGAATTGAATCCCATAAAAGATGCTTTTGATCGTGTTACGAAGAAACAGAAACTGTCATTGTCAAAATCTCAAGAAATAATTGAACAGATCGGACAAGAAATAGAACATGCTTTATCTAGAATACAATCAGCTCAGGATTCTACAACTCCAACTGACCATAAGTCAGTCCTCGATGAATTAAAAACGAGGTTAAAGGAAAGAGGTTCACTCAGCCATTTGGAAGGTACACAAAAAGAACTGAACATTGCTTTGAGCAAGTATCCCAAGCTTCTTGAGAAGTCCTTCAATCCTGACATCTCAAAGGCTTATCGTCATGTTGATTTTGATTTCCACACTGTTAATCAAATTATCGCCAGCCACTTCTATCAGGAGGGCCAATTTGTTATTGGTGATTTATTCGTAAATGAGTCAAAGGAACCCGATGCTGCTGCGAAGAAATCTCCTTTTCTAGAAATGTATCAATTACTGGAGGCCATGAAATATCGGAATCTGGAGCCTGCTCTGAAATGGGCGACAAATAATCACGAGCTCCTTCAACAAAATGGATCTGATATAGAATTTAAACTTTATCGCCTTCAGTTCGTGGAAATCTTGCAGAAAAGGGGCAGAGATGAGGCTTTAAAGTATGCTAGAGCCTCTTTGACCCCTTTCGCATCCAATCATATGGCTGAAATCCAAAAGCTCATGGCTTGTTTATTGTGGGCTGAAAGGCTCGATTCATCACCGTACGCTGAACTACTTTCCTCCATACACTGGGGAAAACTAGCCGAGGAAATCACAGAACAGTTTTGTCATCTCATGGGACTATCAAATGAGAGTCCATTGGGAGTGACAATTGCAGCTGGTGCTCAGGGGCTGCCTACCCTTCTGAAGCTTATGAACGTGATGACCGGCAAGAAGCAGGAATGGCAGTCTATGAAACAGTTACCGGTACCTCTTGATTTGGATAGAGAGTTTCAATATCATTCGATATTCGTATGCCCAGTGAGTCGAGATCAAGCAAGTGAAGAGAATCCTCCTATGCTGTTGTCATGTGGACATGTACTATGCAAACAATCTATCACCAAGTTGTCGAAAAATAACAGCACAAGGCCGTTTAAATGTCCTTATTGCCCCGCCGAAGTCGAAGCAGGTCAGTGTAGGCAGTTGCATCTCTGA
- the LOC140957817 gene encoding uncharacterized protein yields MARMRVTARKKVAPITHRETIQLDYHQHRTRAQAAIHLKELALGNQDRTIRRLRANNLERRQQVENLTTKLMAAEKRIDEVFEMFELVKEHNCELRESLQITMGQAKQAKEELDRRTIELSEARQARMRDKKKIEESWNVIMQLSENNQRLSKENFRETFLKQYYPPEVRLQKLSEFENLTQAPDMSVVEYTSQFNALGSYAPAIMADEVLKLHRFKRGLNSRIHSALAVYQPANFAELMGAAIRAETDIRRREGENKNKRPHAGQSSQGGQKFRKPNQSGGPPSGQTSAANHQGPKPCPKCGFKHPGECRGASGACFGCGKAGHRIADCPTAANQATGPNKGTGPNVGANPSKPKENKPNARVFAMNLEEADDANEVVSGTILLQKVPAYALFDCGATHSFVSKRFAKKLGLKPESLAEPFRIATPTSKTIETHEMHKGCKIGIANQTFSADLIQLVMVDFDIILGMDWLANNNAIVDCKGKRVKLRTPNQEEIVYHGKSKERKSLLSASQAWKAMKSGEDVHLAMVSEVQGEVELRTEDIPIVCEFPDVFPEELPGTVPDREVEFEINLVPGAAPISKAPYRMAPAELKELKEQLQELLDKKQIRPSVSPWGAPITIKNKYPLPRIDDLFDQLKGAAVFSKLDLRTGYHQLKVRAEDISKTAFRTRVFKPFLDRFVVVFIDDILIYSPNEEEHEEHLRLALQTLREKELYAKFKKCEFWLKSVSFLGHVISEAGVSVDPKKVEAITEWPKPKNATDIRSFLGLAGYYRKFVEGFSSIAIPLTKLTQKNSKFIWDEGCEKSFQTLKEKLASTPVLVLPTEDKEFTIYSDASKEGLGCVLMQEGRVIAYASRQLKPHEKNYPTHDLELAAVVFALKIWRHYIYGKANKVADALSRKNGGKITLASLSAQPCLQETVKLNQDRDPELKKLKEQVESGKSQDLQMDDKGVVWMKGRLWVKAEHQRPGGLLQPLEIPEWKWDHVSMDFVVGLPKSRQGQDGIWVIVDRLTKSAHFLPVRMNYNLDKLAILYMDNVVRLHGVPVXLGKI; encoded by the exons ATGGCTCGCATGCGTGTCACTGCCCGTAAGAAGGTAGCCCCGATTACTCATAGGGAGACTATTCAGTTGGACTACCACCAGCATCGCACGCGCGCTCAGGCTGCTATACATCTAAAGGAATTGGCCCTAGGCAACCAGGACAGGACTATCAGGAGGCTGAGAGCTAATAATCTTGAGAGGAGGCAACAAGTGGAGAATCTGACTACCAAGTTGATGGCAGCGGAAAAGAGGATCGATGAGGTCTTTGAAATGTTCGAGCTCGTCAAGGAACATAACTGCGAACTGCGAGAGTCATTACAAATAACGATGGGTCAAGCTAAGCAAGCTAAAGAGGAATTGGATAGACGCACCATAGAACTGTCTGAAGCCCGTCAAGCACGGATGAGGGAtaagaagaaaattgaagaatCCTGGAATGTAATCATGCAATTATCTGAAAATAACCAAAGGCTATCCAAGGAG AACTTCCGAGAAACATTTCTGAAACAGTACTATCCGCCGGAAGTCAGATTGCAGAAGCTGAGTGAATTTGAAAATCTCACTCAAGCCCCAGACATGTCAGTTGTGGAATACACCTCCCAGTTTAATGCACTCGGGTCTTATGCTCCGGCCATCATGGCAGACGAAGTTTTGAAGTTGCACCGCTTCAAGAGAGGATTAAACAGTAGAATCCATTCAGCCTTAGCAGTTTATCAGCCCGCCAATTTTGCAGAACTTATGGGCGCAGCTATCCGAGCTGAAACCGACATCCGCCGCAGGGAGGGAGAGAATAAGAACAAGCGACCTCATGCCGGTCAATCTTCTCAGGGCGGTCAGAAGTTCAGAAAGCCAAACCAATCAGGCGGACCTCCCTCAGGGCAAACCTCAGCGGCCAACCATCAAGGACCCAAGCCATGCCCGAAGTGCGGTTTCAAACACCCCGGGGAATGTCGAGGAGCCAGTGGTGCGTGCTTCGGATGTGGGAAAGCAGGGCACAGGATCGCGGATTGTCCTACGGCCGCCAACCAAGCAACTGGGCCCAACAAGGGAACTGGGCCGAACGTGGGAGCTAACCCCAGCAAACCAAAAGAGAATAAGCCTAATGCCAGGGTGTTCGCTATGAACCTAGAGGAGGCGGACGACGCCAATGAAGTCGTATCAGGTACCATCTTACTTCAAAAAGTACCTGCTTATGCATTATTTGACTGTGGTGCTACGCACTCTTTTGTGTCTAAGAGGTTTGCTAAGAAATTAGGACTTAAGCCCGAATCTCTAGCTGAACCTTTTCGGATAGCCACACCTACGAGTAAAACCATAGAAACCCATGAAATGCACAAGGGTTGTAAGATCGGTATCGCTAATCAGACTTTCAGTGCCGACTTGATACAATTAGTTATGGTCGACTTCGACATCATTttagggatggattggttagccaaTAACAATGCAATAGTGGACTGTAAAGGGAAAAGAGTTAAGCTCCGAACCCCAAATCAAGAAGAGATTGTGTATCATGGTAAATCCAAGGAACGGAAATCACTCCTTTCCGCTTCTCAGGCATGGAAGGCCATGAAATCCGGAGAAGACGTCCACCTAGCAATGGTCAGCGAAGTGCAAGGAGAGGTCGAACTGAGGACAGAAGACATCCCAATAGTATGTGAGTTCCCGgatgtttttccagaagaactcCCAGGGACAGTCCCGGACCGCGAAGTTGAGTTCGAAATTAATCTAGTCCCTGGTGCAGCACcaatctctaaagcaccttacagGATGGCGCCAGCTgaactcaaggagctaaaagagcaactccaagaattgctgGACAAAAAGCAGATTCGACCTAGTGTGTCTCCATGGGGAGCACCA atcactatcaagaacaagtaccctCTTCCGAGGATAGacgatctatttgatcagctcAAGGGAGCCGCAGTCTTTTCTAAATTGGATCTGAGGACTGGATACCACCAACTGAAGGTCAGGGCTGAGGATATCTCCAAAACAGCTTTTCGGacaag AGTATTCAAACCATTTCTGGACCGGTTCGTAGTGgtatttattgatgacatactCATTTATTCTCCCAACGAAGAAGAACATGAAGAGCACCTCCGCCTGGCGCTACAGACACTGAGAGAGAAAGAGCTATATGCTAAgtttaagaaatgtgagttctggcttaAGAGTGTATCCTTTTTAGGACATGTGATCTCGGAAGCAGGAGTATCTGTGGATCCCAAGAAAGTTGAGGCAATTACGGAGTGGCCAaaacctaagaacgccacaGACATCAGGAGCTTTCTTGGACTGGCAggttattacaggaagttcgTCGAAGGTTTTTCTTCAATCGCCATACCACTGACTAAGCTCACTCAGAAGAATTCCAAGTTCATCTGGGACGAAGGTTGCGAGAAAAGTTTTCAGACATTGAAAGAAAAACTTGCATCCACCCCAGTGCTAGTCTTACCTACTGAAGATAAAGAattcaccatctacagtgacGCATCTAAGGAAGGTCTAGGATGCGTACTCATGCAAGAGGGAAGAGTGATCGCCTATGCGTCAAGGCAGTTGAAACCGCACGAAAAGAACTACCCTACGCATGATCTGGAGCTAGCAGCAGTTGTCTTTGCCTTAaaaatttggaggcactacATCTATG GTAAAGCGAACAAAGTGGCCGATGCTCTGAGTCGGAAAAATGGAGGCAAGATCACTCTAGCTTCACTCTCCGCTCAGCCATGTCTGCAAGAGACCGTCAAGTTAAATCAAGACCGAGACCCCGAGCTAAAGAAACTTAAGGAACAAGTCGAAAGCGGGAAGTCTCAAGACCTGCAAATGGATGACAAGGGGGTCGTATGGATGAAAGGACGGCTATGG gtcaaagcaGAGCACCAGCGACCCGGAGGATTATTGCAACCGTTGGAGATACCtgaatggaagtgggaccatgtctccatggactttgtggtaggaTTACCAAAGTCAAGGCAAGGTCAGGACGGAATATGGGTAATTGTAGATAGACTTACGAAATCTGCACACTTCCTACCCGTCCGAATGAACTATAATCTGGACAAGCTGGCTATACTGTACATGGACAATGTGGTACGACTTCATGGGGTACCCGTGAGNTTGGGAAAAATTTAA
- the LOC140970882 gene encoding E3 ubiquitin-protein ligase WAVH1-like: MVLGWRRAFCTSIPKDREIKEKSETNPSPTIGSRFGGFFSNPSTPRMQSQPVFSPTLRCRTTVNTSSARPNAAVQTSSAPQSPKLRCKTRIAPRFFTRSTPSSPRSPNTFSLLKSSLRLSKSRCEICLEALKTGQGTAIFTAECRHSFHFPCIAAQVRKQCSLTCPVCNSTWKEIHLSPSTPSPTQNRAQDFEQKRDVKKPILKVYNDDEPLSSPTSGARFNPIPESDEYEDINDDFPGFFAANNVVLKEVKMQKVEFGLLSETAVVSVGKSSETYAVVLKIRAPETSTKHACRAPIDLVTVVNVGRSMNLEKIHLMKKAMRTVVSSLTAADRFSIVAFSSTSKRLLPLRRMTTAGKKSARRIIDAIIPLDDSATSAMDSLKKAAKVMEDRREKNPAAAIMLFSDGHRGGSAVSHTLFSEIPLHSVNLSVSINELPDEILAKCITNSLSIVIQDLKFQLGFTPDSAPSEVSAIYSSQGGQPIFIGSGPSWCIMGDLCSNEEREVLIELKVQSPFAVGATVAHRRLSVRCQYKDPSTQELMIHDKEGAILIPCPRVIGSSSSRESQRLRCLFVTTRALAESRRMTDRNDIAGAYHMLASARALILQSGSGEEFVRGLESELADLSWRRQDQALQRRNNLNHSHEREAEPLTPTSAWRTAERLAKLAIMKKSLNRVSDLHGFENARF; this comes from the exons ATGGTTTTGGGATGGAGAAGAGCATTTTGCACCTCGATTCCAAAAGATAGAGAAATCAAAGAGAAATCTGAAACCAATCCAAGTCCGACCATTGGCTCAAGATTTGGTGGGTTCTTCTCGAATCCTTCGACCCCTCGGATGCAGTCTCAGCCTGTGTTTAGCCCCACTCTCCGGTGTCGAACCACCGTGAATACATCTTCGGCACGGCCGAATGCTGCAGTTCAGACGAGTTCTGCTCCGCAAAGTCCGAAACTCCGTTGCAAAACGAGAATTGCTCCAAGATTCTTCACTCGTTCCACACCTTCTTCTCCTCGCTCCCCCAACACTTTTTCTCTGCTCAAATCAAGCCTCCGACTATCTAAG AGTAGGTGCGAAATTTGCTTGGAGGCACTGAAGACGGGGCAGGGAACCGCCATATTCACGGCAGAGTGCCGCCACAGCTTCCATTTCCCGTGCATCGCCGCCCAAGTAAGGAAGCAGTGTTCGCTTACATGCCCGGTTTGCAATTCCACGTGGAAGGAAATTCATCTCTCGCCATCAACTCCCTCCCCAACTCAAAATCGCGCCCAAGATTTTGAACAGAAGAGAGATGTAAAAAAACCAATCTTGAAGGTCTACAACGATGACGAGCCATTGTCATCTCCAACATCTGGTGCAAGATTCAACCCGATACCCGAATCCGATGAATACGAGGATATAAATGACGACTTCCCAGGTTTTTTCGCTGCGAATAATGtggttttgaaggaagtgaaaaTGCAGAAAGTGGAGTTTGGTCTGCTGTCCGAAACGGCCGTGGTGTCTGTTGGTAAAAGCAGTGAAACTTATGCAGTTGTTTTGAAAATCAGAGCTCCGGAGACTAGTACGAAGCACGCCTGCAGAGCTCCTATTGATTTGGTGACCGTGGTGAATGTTGGCAGGAGTATGAATTtagaaaagattcatttgatGAAGAAAGCAATGAGAACGGTGGTTTCTTCCCTCACAGCCGCAGACCGCTTCTCAATCGTCGCATTCTCCTCAACTTCAAAGCGTTTATTGCCTCTACGGAGAATGACAACCGCCGGAAAGAAGTCTGCGCGTCGAATAATCGACGCCATCATCCCCTTGGACGACAGCGCTACGAGCGCTATGGATTCGCTTAAAAAGGCTGCAAAAGTCATGGAGGACCGTCGGGAGAAAAACCCGGCCGCTGCCATCATGCTATTTTCCGACGGCCACCGTGGTGGCTCCGCCGTGTCACACACACTATTCTCAGAAATCCCACTACATTCCGTGAACCTAAGCGTGAGTATTAATGAGCTGCCAGATGAAATTCTCGCAAAATGTATCACAAATTCACTAAGCATCGTCATCCAAGATTTAAAATTTCAGCTGGGTTTCACGCCCGATTCGGCTCCCAGCGAGGTCTCGGCGATTTACTCCTCACAAGGAGGTCAACCCATTTTTATCGGATCCGGGCCAAGCTGGTGTATAATGGGTGACTTGTGTTCCAACGAAGAGAGAGAAGTGTTGATCGAATTGAAAGTCCAATCTCCATTCGCCGTAGGGGCCACCGTGGCCCACCGGCGACTGTCCGTCCGATGCCAGTACAAAGACCCGTCAACTCAAGAGCTGATGATACACGACAAGGAAGGAGCAATCCTAATCCCGTGTCCACGCGTGATCGGGTCCTCATCCAGTCGCGAATCGCAACGTCTGAGATGCCTCTTTGTCACCACTCGCGCCTTAGCCGAGAGTAGGAGAATGACCGATAGGAACGACATTGCCGGAGCTTACCACATGTTAGCTTCAGCCCGGGCTCTCATTCTACAATCGGGTTCGGGTGAGGAATTTGTTCGCGGGTTGGAATCTGAGCTGGCGGATTTGAGTTGGAGGAGACAGGATCAGGCGCTGCAAAGAAGGAACAACCTTAACCACAGCCACGAAAGGGAAGCTGAGCCGCTTACGCCCACTTCCGCCTGGAGAACTGCGGAACGGCTAGCCAAATTAGCAATCATGAAGAAATCGCTAAATAGAGTTAGCGACTTACATGGATTTGAAAATGCGAGATTTTAG